In Xyrauchen texanus isolate HMW12.3.18 chromosome 32, RBS_HiC_50CHRs, whole genome shotgun sequence, the following proteins share a genomic window:
- the LOC127625707 gene encoding uncharacterized protein LOC127625707 translates to MPHRCAVPGCGQTKPLNKLPKDPDVREKWMQFIFCGRPSHGSVNLSVCSVHFKDDCFENKSQYDAGFARKLLLKDKSVPTILGTTTTQTGVSSIILSCDTEMLLLIFLIFQLFVEVQPQNKRPTIRVIHESQLSEFRIYCEIPRSDIGSYNCYIFSGDQYKYLIKTESVQNSGKTNCIFTITENYLFNNMKSAKSKSLSCKYSLKTDPHNLSQYSDKYNFTSFLPVQNQSPSTTKRSTLYSSSTLSTIASTIESKKTPHALHEVSITFNTTTGQKTSTPGKGSGHRTPKIRTLLFIALAATSGGIALTGLVGICICCFTSKKPRIRRSSVPSQHPAETEDNEDHSEENKDNMYHVYCTIPEISADSHAFYSLVEIPNNPLPI, encoded by the exons atgccacacagatgtgctgttcctggctgtggtcaaacaaaacctctgaataagctgccgaaagatccagacgtcagggaaaaatggatgcagtttattttttgcggacgacccagtcacggcagtgttaacttaagcgtttgttctgtacattttaaggatgactgttttgagaacaaatctcaatatgatgctggctttgccagaaaactgttgctcaaagataagtccgtgccgactattctgggaacaacgacgacgcaaact GGTGTCAGTTCCATCATTCTTTCATGTGACACTGAGATGTTGCTGCTCATATTCCTCATCTTTCAGCTGTTTGTGGAGGTTCAACCTCAAA ATAAGAGGCCAACAATTAGAGTCATCCATGAATCTCAACTTTCTGAATTTAGGATTTACTGTGAAATACCACGATCAGATATTGGCAGTTATAATTGTTACATTTTCTCTGGAGATCAGTATAAATACTTGATAAAGACAGAGTCTGTGCAAAATTCTGGAAAAACAAACTGTATTTTTACAAtaacagaaaattatttattcaataaTATGAAGTCAGCAAAGAGTAAATCATTGAGCTGCAAATATTCTCTAAAAACAGATCCACACAACCTTTCACAATATAGTGACAaatacaactttacat CTTTTTTACCCGTGCAAAATCAGTCACCAAGTACAACAAAGAGATCAACATTAT ATTCATCATCAACTTTATCTACTATTGCTTCTACAATAGAGTCAAAAA aaACTCCTCATGCTTTACATGAAGTCAGTATTACATTTAACACAACAACAG GTCAGAAAACTTCAACTCCTGGTAAAGGTTCTGGCCATAGAACACCAAAAATAA GAACATTGCTTTTCATTGCATTGGCTGCCACCAGTGGTGGCATTGCTCTGACTGGACTCGTGGGCATCTGTATATGCTGCTTCACCT CAAAGAAACCAAGGATTCGGAG GAGCAGCGTACCCAGTCAACATCctg CTGAAACTGAAGACAATGAGGACCATTCTGAAGAAAATAAG GATAACATGTACCATGTATACTGCACTATCCCTGAGATCTCGGCAGACAGTCATGCATTTTACAGTCTAGTAGAGATTCCAAACAATCCTCTGCCAATTTAA